From Nicotiana tabacum cultivar K326 chromosome 22, ASM71507v2, whole genome shotgun sequence, one genomic window encodes:
- the LOC107804007 gene encoding BOI-related E3 ubiquitin-protein ligase 1: MAVHAQYPSNVLLLNRSVQERKNPLNNDDYSLQPQPGGASILDHTHMLFNPEAGSNHSCKRRREITTNTTSTTAAAMNPLISSMQSQPQQQLIDLTQLHTHQPNVVSTGLRLASGQQLQQQKQHHSLSPQSSRSSAFYSILTEDFSTIIKQQRDEIEHILHVQREQLRRTLEEKRRTHYRALLGTAEETMARQLKEKEAEVEKAVRRNAELEARAAQLSAEAQAWQARAKAEEFTAATLQAQLQQAMINNGAGGCNAHLPESDGGEAEDAESVYVDPDRVIESIGPSCKACRKRVASVVLLPCRHLCVCTDCDAVLQACPLCFSIRTSSVEVFLC; encoded by the exons ATGGCCGTTCACGCTCAATATCCATCAAATGTTCTCCTTTTAAACAG AAGTGTACAAGAACGAAAGAACCCACTTAACAATGATGATTACTCGTTGCAACCTCAACCTGGTGGAGCATCAATTCTTGATCACACACATATGCTATTCAATCCAGAAG CTGGCTCCAACCATTCgtgtaaaagaagaagagaaataacCACCAACACCACTAGTACAACGGCAGCAGCAATGAATCCATTAATCTCATCAATGCAATCTCAGCCGCAGCAGCAGCTCATTGACTTAACTCAGCTTCATACGCATCAACCAAATGTTGTCTCAACCGGCCTCCGTTTAGCTTCCGGCCAACAgctacaacaacaaaaacaacatcaCTCTCTTTCTCCTCAATCTTCTCGATCATCAGCCTTCTATTCAATATTAACAGAAGACTTCTCCACAATTATCAAACAGCAGCGCGATGAAATTGAACATATCCTCCATGTTCAG AGAGAACAATTGAGGCGGACATTAGAGGAGAAAAGGCGTACACACTATCGTGCGCTGCTCGGGACTGCCGAGGAAACAATGGCACGCCAACTGAAGGAGAAGGAAGCCGAGGTGGAGAAAGCGGTTAGGCGCAACGCGGAGTTAGAGGCGCGTGCAGCGCAGCTGAGTGCGGAGGCGCAGGCGTGGCAGGCAAGGGCGAAAGCGGAGGAATTCACGGCGGCCACGCTGCAGGCACAGCTACAGCAGGCGATGATCAATAACGGCGCCGGAGGGTGCAATGCGCACCTCCCGGAGAGTGACGGCGGCGAAGCGGAAGATGCTGAGTCTGTCTACGTTGACCCGGACCGAGTCATTGAGTCAATCGGGCCGAGTTGCAAGGCTTGCCGGAAGCGAGTTGCGTCGGTGGTGCTTTTGCCGTGTCGGCATTTGTGTGTTTGTACGGATTGTGATGCTGTGCTTCAAGCTTGTCCCCTCTGTTTCTCCATTAGAACCTCAAGTGTTGAGGTTTTTCTGTGTTAG